One segment of Phragmites australis chromosome 13, lpPhrAust1.1, whole genome shotgun sequence DNA contains the following:
- the LOC133888289 gene encoding uncharacterized protein LOC133888289, with protein sequence MGRPKGGAAASSSSSSKKPKPKQRGGVDFKKYKHKVGRKLPPPKNATNTDIKFKAIVLPEQTMASERAGMAVNKRGLTLRELLQQTVHYNANVRRAALNGIKDIVVKHPTELKLHKVAIIEKLQERICDTDKVVRESLHNILQSLIFPSLKEDNAISMRSTLFLLMANIMNGMTHLSMDIQLMAFRFLELVVLNFPSSFPSYAEQVFNNFVAVLSNDRINLHDRNKLNSVLSGLGHCLSLVAKTTENDDTSNRQVHNLSARELWKSTTDGDNSGGRTFAMSSLLAKLQALVQILINSIEISASELCAKSAIDAQSSEALLSALHCLDLICRIFIHEVKKPQFNFSVSKTQYGPDWLKSSLLVHLKNLWGVKCLFHEKGDDKFFIFNLKIAEIFLRLSAWMDSTMFPAEDFCQFVSSLLAKEKTLRNTDIMEMYLSPLITFIPGLISNAPDDSKGYLLEAFTDAFRDCKVDYKLILPYLDAVGEMLIPEKTGIWFSENDSGMLGYHGAWINELPGILLLSIDKAPSVTKVVLKLLLRIGQYFPTMDCENLRPFIKLFGVKSSSGTMELGPFVNLPLDCKELAISCLYYFPSLLPDIIGSLASCCLSDALEPFILFRVVEVLQSIYRAGDLQITEQLSFLLLLMARFKVHPGNYFTPEDSSKVSNWDTFKSLNRLILTSLSEMGDGSLVLELMWNNLSNEIAQKQSMHNTNGLFRIIVTLDAGTSKLMNEDIIELIAGYLVDASLDLSKTIEFGFQPDKTRLFQYFIKPCIIIFDKNDKVLCNTLEILKSFVTGDDNLFPSLSNLNYPRDLSCRVCVVTTILIFLCNDRKLHRNLSCSKSVIKDILEYIRQQLSLLQDSSVLDVTYGEKQKLKSAFEQLKTKALQLNCWARSELEGLSSAT encoded by the exons ATGGGGCGACCGAAGGGTGGCGCGGCggcgtcatcctcctcctcctcgaagaAGCCGAAGCCGAAGCAGCGCGGCGGAGTCGACTTCAAG AAGTACAAGCACAAGGTTGGGCGCAAGCTGCCGCCGCCGAAGAATGCCACCAACACGGATATCAAGTTCAAAG CGATCGTGCTGCCGGAGCAGACCATGGCCTCCGAGAGGGCGGGCATGGCGGTGAACAAGCGCGGGCTCACGCTGCGGGAGCTCCTGCAGCAGACGGTGCACTACAATGCTAACGTGCGGCGAG CTGCATTGAATGGTATAAAGGACATTGTTGTCAAGCATCCAACGGAGCTTAAACTGCACAAGGTTGCTATAATTGAGAAGCTGCAGGAAAGGATATGTGATACTGATAAGGTGGTCCGTGAATCGTTGCACAATATACTGCAGTCTCTGATCTTCCCATCTTTGAAAGAG GATAATGCTATATCTATGCGAAGTACACTGTTTCTACTGATGGCCAATATTATGAATGGAATGACCCATCTATCGATGGATATCCAGTTAATGGCTTTCAGGTTTTTGGAGCTTGTGGTTCTTAATTTCCCATCATCCTTTCCTAGTTATGCTGAACAG GTCTTCAACAACTTTGTTGCTGTACTGAGCAACGACAGAATCAACCTACATGATAGGAATAAACTTAACAGTGTCCTTAGTGGGCTTGGGCACTGCCTTTCCTTGGTTGCTAAAACGACAGAAAACGATGATACATCAAATCGACAG GTTCATAACCTCTCTGCAAGGGAACTTTGGAAATCTACCACTGATGGAGATAACTCAGGAGGCA GAACATTTGCAATGTCCAGTTTATTGGCGAAGCTTCAGGCCCTTGTCCAAATTCTCATTAATTCTATAGAGATTTCAGCTTCAGAGCTCTGTGCAAAGTCAGCTATTGATGCTCAGTCAAGTGAAGCATTGTTATCAGCCCTTCATTGTTTGGATCTAATATGTAGGATATTTATTCATGAGGTGAAGAAACCTCAGTTTAACTTTTCGGTATCCAAAACTCAGTATGGGCCTGACTGGTTGAAAAGTTCCTTGTTGGTACATCTAAAGAATTTGTGGGGTGTGAAGTGTTTGTTCCATGAAAAG GGAGATGACAAATTTTTCATTTTCAATCTGAAGATTGCTGAAATCTTTTTGCGCTTGAGTGCATGGATGGACAGCACAATGTTTCCAGCTGAAGATTTTTGCCAGTTTGTATCTTCTCTACTTGCAAAG gAAAAAACACTTCGCAATACGGATATCATGGAAATGTATTTGAGCCCACTTATTACTTTCATACCAGGTCTTATATCCAATGCCCCAGATGACTCAAAAGGATATTTATTGGAG GCATTTACAGACGCATTTAGAGATTGCAAGGTGGATTACAAGCTAATCTTGCCATATTTAGATGCAGTGGGAGAAATGCTGATTCCT GAGAAAACAGGCATATGGTTTTCTGAAAATGATTCAGGAATGTTGGGCTATCATGGCGCTTGGATAAATGAGCTACCTGGAATTTTACTACTATCAATTGATAAAGCCCCCTCAGTTACAAAG GTTGTTTTGAAGCTTCTTCTAAGAATTGGACAGTACTTCCCCACAATGGACTGTGAAAACCTGCGCCCCTTCATAAAGTTATTTGGTGTTAAAT CATCATCAGGGACGATGGAGCTTGGTCCATTTGTTAACCTTCCTCTCGATTGCAAAGAACTTGCCATTTCATGCCTTTATTACTTCCCCAGTCTGCTCCCTGACATAATCGGGTCATTGGCCTCATGTTGCTTAA GTGATGCGCTGGAACCCTTCATATTGTTCAGGGTTGTTGAGGTCCTACAGTCAATATACAGGGCTGGGGATTTACAGATAACAGAGCAACTCAGTTTCTTGTTGCTGCTAATGGCAAGATTCAAAGTTCATCCTG GAAATTATTTTACTCCAGAGGATTCCAGTAAGGTCTCAAATTGGGATACTTTCAAGTCGTTGAATCGCCTAATTTTAACTTCCCTATCTGAAATGGGTGATGGCTCGCTGGTCCTTGAATTGATGTGGAATAATTTATCTAATGAAATT GCACAGAAACAATCGATGCATAACACGAATGGCTTGTTTAGAATTATTGTTACACTTGATGCAGGAACTAGTAAGCTCATGAATGAAGATATTATAGAGCTTATAGCTGGCTACTTGGTTGATGCTTCTTTG GATTTGTCTAAAACCATTGAATTTGGTTTTCAACCTGATAAGACAAGACTATTTCAGTACTTTATCAAGCCTTGCATCATCATTTTTGACAAGAACGACAAGGTTCTTTGCAACACGCTGGAGATTCTTAAATCTTTTGTTACAGGAGATGATAACCTGTTTCCATCTCTCTCCAATTTAAACTACCCAAGGGATCTTTCATGTCGAGTTTGTGTTGTCACAACCATACTGATCTTCTTATGCAATGACCGGAAACTCCATAGGAATCTTTCTTGTAGCAAATCGGTTATTAAAGACATCCTGGAATATATAAGACAACAACTG TCCCTGCTGCAGGATTCTAGCGTGCTTGATGTAACATATGGAGAAAAACAGAAGTTAAAATCTGCTTTTGAGCAACTCAAGACTAAAGCATTGCAGTTGAATTGCTGGGCTAGAAGTGAGCTGGAGGGGCTTTCAAGCGCCACATAA
- the LOC133888409 gene encoding uncharacterized protein LOC133888409 produces the protein MGCRRTSAVTLLLVVTLLVSLLAPHLPIACARHVVVLHANNGLNNRGNMDLAKEPSSASNDGSAAKKGLSGRKLGAGNKEEAVGATGATTTSAGPRLRTVEMRAAAKQGDAATEMYDMLRRDYGWKASRRRPINNGAEPLQEEP, from the exons ATGGGCTGCAGAAGAACCAGTGCAGTTACTCTTCTTCTTGTAGTCACCCTGCTCGTCTCCTTGCTCGCTCCTCACCTCCCCATTGCATGTGCTCGCCATG TTGTGGTGCTGCACGCAAACAATGGCTTGAACAACAGAGGAAACATG GACCTTGCGAAGGAGCCATCCTCGGCGTCGAACGATGGTTCAGCTGCGAAGAAAGGACTCTCAGGGCGGAAGCTCGGTGCGGGGAACAAGGAGGAAGCTGTGGGAGCCACAGGAGCGACGACGACTTCAGCAGGCCCACGACTGCGAACAGTGGAAATGCGCGCGGCGGCGAAGCAAGGGGACGCGGCCACGGAGATGTACGACATGCTCAGGAGAGACTACGGGTGGAAGGCGAGCCGCCGCCGGCCGATCAACAACGGCGCGGAGCCGCTGCAGGAGGAGCCATAG
- the LOC133888407 gene encoding uncharacterized protein LOC133888407 isoform X2 — MKIDDERPYQSHVFHELAFNGSPKLDCESERETKHVFLAAKMVEQTNQSEHSFVKGEHQNGGKTGQTCIEDYSYDKDVVEIKLPDTVLSSDYGSHFVKDVCIDEGVLPDQKTSTENLVDQKVSLNFDSSMGDTDSDPREEIQADSAKSPLELKSHVVILPVMCATDGNTVEQYSSFKEHDLEGNNTADVFTNSDDEKFGSKQLLSHEGAQGCQQVGTVITENSENLEPFLNGEATHQVSSNDRHENGFSIASETISIIHSDLPAESTVDGFSVVMLEEVVVSAALDTGGSNQVNHYNPFIAYGSLDETWEPKYSLPAIVDAASIAPVCPVEKTDSFSDLVNRTLGAFDSAETVEAIIEKNRSDSVEASAITLDVQASEESNGRRESLTDEMRNDVTHGAGTATSSNAEPGDVKSENHPKYEIDSAQDVHDFNPRDVEVGTKGSEDSAVQQNGNDSAKVTAQTGLRNPFESSFSGPSITSGPLTPSGHIPYSGNISLRSESSTTSTRSFAFPVLQTEWNSSPVKMVKADQRHLRRDRGWSYRILCCKF, encoded by the exons ATGAAGATCG ATGATGAAAGACCTTACCAAAGTCATGTTTTTCATGAGCTTGCATTCAATGGCAGTCCCAAATTAGACTGTGAAAGTGAAAGGGAAACTAAGCACGTTTTTTTGGCAGCTAAAATGGTTGAACAAACCAATCAATCTGAACATAGTTTTGTGAAGGGTGAACATCAGAATGGAGGTAAAACTGGACAGACATGCATTGAGGATTACTCATATGATAAGGATGTTGTAGAGATCAAACTGCCAGACACAGTTCTTTCTTCTGATTATGGTAGCCATTTTGTCAAGGATGTATGCATTGATGAAGGAGTTCTTCCTGATCAAAAGACTTCAACAGAAAATCTAGTAGATCAAAAGGTGTCCCTAAACTTTGATTCTTCTATGGGAGATACGGACAGTGACCCAAGGGAAGAGATACAAGCTGACTCTGCAAAATCTCCACTTGAATTAAAATCACATGTAGTTATCCTACCTGTTATGTGTGCAACTGATGGTAATACTGTGGAGCAATATTCCTCATTCAAAGAGCATGATCTTGAAGGCAACAATACTGCAGATGTATTTACCAATTCAGATGATGAGAAATTCGGTTCCAAACAATTACTATCTCATGAAGGCGCACAAGGTTGCCAGCAGGTTGGCACGGTCATTACTGAGAACAGTGAAAATCTGGAGCCATTTCTCAATGGAGAAGCAACTCATCAG GTTTCATCGAACGACCGTCATGAAAATGGATTTAGTATTGCATCTGAAACCATTAGCATCATTCATAGTGATTTACCAGCTGAATCAACTGTTGATGGCTTCTCAGTGGTGATGCTCGAAGAAGTTGTAGTCAGTGCAGCATTAGATACAGGAGGATCCAACCAAGTTAATCACTATAACCCTTTTATTGCCTATGGATCATTAGACGAAACATGGGAACCTAAATACTCTCTCCCTGCAATCGTGGATGCTGCTTCTATAGCACCTGTCTGTCCTGTTGAAAAGACAGATAGTTTTAGTGACCTCGTCAACCGTACACTGGGAGCATTTGATTCTGCTGAAACAGTTGAAGCCATAATTGAAAAGAATAGATCAGATTCTGTAGAAGCAAGTGCAATTACGTTGGATGTCCAAGCATCCGAAGAGAGTAATGGTCGGAGAGAAAGTCTCACCGATGAGATGAGAAATGATGTGACACATGGAGCGGGTACAGCCACATCTAGCAATGCAGAACCTGGTGATGTCAAAAGTGAGAACCATCCAAAATATGAGATTGATAGTGCCCAAGATGTACATGATTTTAACCCAAGAGATGTGGAGGTTGGCACAAAAGGAAGCGAGGACTCCGCGGTTCAACAAAATGGAAATGATAGTGCAAAAGTGACCGCACAAACTGGTCTTCGCAATCCTTTTGAATCAAGCTTCTCTGGACCTAGCATCACGTCAGGTCCACTAACGCCCTCTGGTCACATACCTTATTCTGGAAATATTTCTCTTCGATCAGAAAGTAGCACAACAAGTACTCGGTCCTTTGCATTTCCAGT ACTACAGACCGAGTGGAACAGCAGCCCTGTGAAAATGGTGAAGGCCGACCAACGGCACTTGAGGCGAGACCGAGGCTGGAGTTACAGAATCCTTTGCTGTAAATTCTGA
- the LOC133888407 gene encoding uncharacterized protein LOC133888407 isoform X1 has protein sequence MKIDDERPYQSHVFHELAFNGSPKLDCESERETKHVFLAAKMVEQTNQSEHSFVKGEHQNGGKTGQTCIEDYSYDKDVVEIKLPDTVLSSDYGSHFVKDVCIDEGVLPDQKTSTENLVDQKVSLNFDSSMGDTDSDPREEIQADSAKSPLELKSHVVILPVMCATDGNTVEQYSSFKEHDLEGNNTADVFTNSDDEKFGSKQLLSHEGAQGCQQVGTVITENSENLEPFLNGEATHQVSSNDRHENGFSIASETISIIHSDLPAESTVDGFSVVMLEEVVVSAALDTGGSNQVNHYNPFIAYGSLDETWEPKYSLPAIVDAASIAPVCPVEKTDSFSDLVNRTLGAFDSAETVEAIIEKNRSDSVEASAITLDVQASEESNGRRESLTDEMRNDVTHGAGTATSSNAEPGDVKSENHPKYEIDSAQDVHDFNPRDVEVGTKGSEDSAVQQNGNDSAKVTAQTGLRNPFESSFSGPSITSGPLTPSGHIPYSGNISLRSESSTTSTRSFAFPVFPIHRLQTEWNSSPVKMVKADQRHLRRDRGWSYRILCCKF, from the exons ATGAAGATCG ATGATGAAAGACCTTACCAAAGTCATGTTTTTCATGAGCTTGCATTCAATGGCAGTCCCAAATTAGACTGTGAAAGTGAAAGGGAAACTAAGCACGTTTTTTTGGCAGCTAAAATGGTTGAACAAACCAATCAATCTGAACATAGTTTTGTGAAGGGTGAACATCAGAATGGAGGTAAAACTGGACAGACATGCATTGAGGATTACTCATATGATAAGGATGTTGTAGAGATCAAACTGCCAGACACAGTTCTTTCTTCTGATTATGGTAGCCATTTTGTCAAGGATGTATGCATTGATGAAGGAGTTCTTCCTGATCAAAAGACTTCAACAGAAAATCTAGTAGATCAAAAGGTGTCCCTAAACTTTGATTCTTCTATGGGAGATACGGACAGTGACCCAAGGGAAGAGATACAAGCTGACTCTGCAAAATCTCCACTTGAATTAAAATCACATGTAGTTATCCTACCTGTTATGTGTGCAACTGATGGTAATACTGTGGAGCAATATTCCTCATTCAAAGAGCATGATCTTGAAGGCAACAATACTGCAGATGTATTTACCAATTCAGATGATGAGAAATTCGGTTCCAAACAATTACTATCTCATGAAGGCGCACAAGGTTGCCAGCAGGTTGGCACGGTCATTACTGAGAACAGTGAAAATCTGGAGCCATTTCTCAATGGAGAAGCAACTCATCAG GTTTCATCGAACGACCGTCATGAAAATGGATTTAGTATTGCATCTGAAACCATTAGCATCATTCATAGTGATTTACCAGCTGAATCAACTGTTGATGGCTTCTCAGTGGTGATGCTCGAAGAAGTTGTAGTCAGTGCAGCATTAGATACAGGAGGATCCAACCAAGTTAATCACTATAACCCTTTTATTGCCTATGGATCATTAGACGAAACATGGGAACCTAAATACTCTCTCCCTGCAATCGTGGATGCTGCTTCTATAGCACCTGTCTGTCCTGTTGAAAAGACAGATAGTTTTAGTGACCTCGTCAACCGTACACTGGGAGCATTTGATTCTGCTGAAACAGTTGAAGCCATAATTGAAAAGAATAGATCAGATTCTGTAGAAGCAAGTGCAATTACGTTGGATGTCCAAGCATCCGAAGAGAGTAATGGTCGGAGAGAAAGTCTCACCGATGAGATGAGAAATGATGTGACACATGGAGCGGGTACAGCCACATCTAGCAATGCAGAACCTGGTGATGTCAAAAGTGAGAACCATCCAAAATATGAGATTGATAGTGCCCAAGATGTACATGATTTTAACCCAAGAGATGTGGAGGTTGGCACAAAAGGAAGCGAGGACTCCGCGGTTCAACAAAATGGAAATGATAGTGCAAAAGTGACCGCACAAACTGGTCTTCGCAATCCTTTTGAATCAAGCTTCTCTGGACCTAGCATCACGTCAGGTCCACTAACGCCCTCTGGTCACATACCTTATTCTGGAAATATTTCTCTTCGATCAGAAAGTAGCACAACAAGTACTCGGTCCTTTGCATTTCCAGT CTTTCCAATTCACAGACTACAGACCGAGTGGAACAGCAGCCCTGTGAAAATGGTGAAGGCCGACCAACGGCACTTGAGGCGAGACCGAGGCTGGAGTTACAGAATCCTTTGCTGTAAATTCTGA
- the LOC133888407 gene encoding uncharacterized protein LOC133888407 isoform X3 translates to MVEQTNQSEHSFVKGEHQNGGKTGQTCIEDYSYDKDVVEIKLPDTVLSSDYGSHFVKDVCIDEGVLPDQKTSTENLVDQKVSLNFDSSMGDTDSDPREEIQADSAKSPLELKSHVVILPVMCATDGNTVEQYSSFKEHDLEGNNTADVFTNSDDEKFGSKQLLSHEGAQGCQQVGTVITENSENLEPFLNGEATHQVSSNDRHENGFSIASETISIIHSDLPAESTVDGFSVVMLEEVVVSAALDTGGSNQVNHYNPFIAYGSLDETWEPKYSLPAIVDAASIAPVCPVEKTDSFSDLVNRTLGAFDSAETVEAIIEKNRSDSVEASAITLDVQASEESNGRRESLTDEMRNDVTHGAGTATSSNAEPGDVKSENHPKYEIDSAQDVHDFNPRDVEVGTKGSEDSAVQQNGNDSAKVTAQTGLRNPFESSFSGPSITSGPLTPSGHIPYSGNISLRSESSTTSTRSFAFPVFPIHRLQTEWNSSPVKMVKADQRHLRRDRGWSYRILCCKF, encoded by the exons ATGGTTGAACAAACCAATCAATCTGAACATAGTTTTGTGAAGGGTGAACATCAGAATGGAGGTAAAACTGGACAGACATGCATTGAGGATTACTCATATGATAAGGATGTTGTAGAGATCAAACTGCCAGACACAGTTCTTTCTTCTGATTATGGTAGCCATTTTGTCAAGGATGTATGCATTGATGAAGGAGTTCTTCCTGATCAAAAGACTTCAACAGAAAATCTAGTAGATCAAAAGGTGTCCCTAAACTTTGATTCTTCTATGGGAGATACGGACAGTGACCCAAGGGAAGAGATACAAGCTGACTCTGCAAAATCTCCACTTGAATTAAAATCACATGTAGTTATCCTACCTGTTATGTGTGCAACTGATGGTAATACTGTGGAGCAATATTCCTCATTCAAAGAGCATGATCTTGAAGGCAACAATACTGCAGATGTATTTACCAATTCAGATGATGAGAAATTCGGTTCCAAACAATTACTATCTCATGAAGGCGCACAAGGTTGCCAGCAGGTTGGCACGGTCATTACTGAGAACAGTGAAAATCTGGAGCCATTTCTCAATGGAGAAGCAACTCATCAG GTTTCATCGAACGACCGTCATGAAAATGGATTTAGTATTGCATCTGAAACCATTAGCATCATTCATAGTGATTTACCAGCTGAATCAACTGTTGATGGCTTCTCAGTGGTGATGCTCGAAGAAGTTGTAGTCAGTGCAGCATTAGATACAGGAGGATCCAACCAAGTTAATCACTATAACCCTTTTATTGCCTATGGATCATTAGACGAAACATGGGAACCTAAATACTCTCTCCCTGCAATCGTGGATGCTGCTTCTATAGCACCTGTCTGTCCTGTTGAAAAGACAGATAGTTTTAGTGACCTCGTCAACCGTACACTGGGAGCATTTGATTCTGCTGAAACAGTTGAAGCCATAATTGAAAAGAATAGATCAGATTCTGTAGAAGCAAGTGCAATTACGTTGGATGTCCAAGCATCCGAAGAGAGTAATGGTCGGAGAGAAAGTCTCACCGATGAGATGAGAAATGATGTGACACATGGAGCGGGTACAGCCACATCTAGCAATGCAGAACCTGGTGATGTCAAAAGTGAGAACCATCCAAAATATGAGATTGATAGTGCCCAAGATGTACATGATTTTAACCCAAGAGATGTGGAGGTTGGCACAAAAGGAAGCGAGGACTCCGCGGTTCAACAAAATGGAAATGATAGTGCAAAAGTGACCGCACAAACTGGTCTTCGCAATCCTTTTGAATCAAGCTTCTCTGGACCTAGCATCACGTCAGGTCCACTAACGCCCTCTGGTCACATACCTTATTCTGGAAATATTTCTCTTCGATCAGAAAGTAGCACAACAAGTACTCGGTCCTTTGCATTTCCAGT CTTTCCAATTCACAGACTACAGACCGAGTGGAACAGCAGCCCTGTGAAAATGGTGAAGGCCGACCAACGGCACTTGAGGCGAGACCGAGGCTGGAGTTACAGAATCCTTTGCTGTAAATTCTGA
- the LOC133889158 gene encoding uncharacterized protein LOC133889158, with protein sequence MYGDAGASASPHAEAIAAAVRDDAHLPTPSDDEDCDDLYGDVNVGFLPLLPLSPSPTPTSPPETPSPGRSPSPSPPLYQAPAPEPQPAPEPEPQPKPTTLKHQPPPPPAPRYQLPQPQPGGGDASSSSPSCAALYVSDLPWWTTDAEVEAALAPHAAAASLHGLHFYADKHNGKSRGVCRADFLHPAAAASAAAALHGCAFHGRHCVASLSRQPPLHRLSDDSDSYAEAARAPNRTRCRNGGRGRGASNATTVRGNVGPALGDRPILAPPTPRSMAPRPLGPPLGGMMGGGGFQSVGQYNAGMGTGMMPSAVAPHVNTAFLAAGGMAMRGPGVWRDQAMAGGLWGAQQPWNFRGCQMHWQQLMPPAQQLYGNGDYGKERGMRRERPVSKSEERGIGNVRSYPERRQSGRDGSDWYKEHDCKERGRHRERVLEKGRERESHWDERDRHGGEKRRYQEYTERYDFNRRGRAKSRSQSKDGDHDDHPRRRR encoded by the coding sequence ATGTACGGGGACGCCGGCGCCTCCGCCTCTCCGCACGCCGAGGCGATCGCCGCGGCGGTCCGGGACGACGCGCACCTCCCCACCCCCTCCGACGACGAGGACTGCGACGACCTGTACGGAGACGTCAACGTCGGCTTCCTCCCCCTCCTGCCGCTCTCCCCTTCTCCGACTCCCACATCGCCTCCCGAAACCCCCTCCCCTGGCCGATCCCCGTCTCCATCCCCGCCGCTGTACCAAGCCCCAGCTCCGGAACCCCAGCCCGCACCCGAGCCCGAGCCCCAGCCGAAACCTACCACCCTAAAgcaccagccgccgccgcctcccgcgccgAGATACCAGctgccgcagccgcagccgggTGGAGGagacgcctcctcctcctcgccgtcctgCGCGGCGCTGTACGTCAGCGACCTCCCCTGGTGGACGACGGACGCGGAGGTGGAGGCCGCGCTCGCgccgcacgccgccgccgcctcgctccACGGACTCCACTTCTACGCTGACAAGCACAACGGCAAGTCGCGCGGCGTCTGCCGCGCCGACTTCCTCCaccccgccgcggccgcctcggccgccgccgcgctccaCGGCTGCGCCTTCCACGGGCGCCATTGCGTCGCCTCGCTCTCCCGCCAGCCTCCACTCCACCGCCTCAGCGACGACTCCGACTCCTATGCCGAGGCGGCCCGGGCCCCGAACCGCACCCGTTGCCGCAACGGTGGCCGAGGCCGTGGCGCGAGCAACGCGACGACGGTTCGAGGCAATGTGGGTCCTGCGTTGGGTGATCGGCCGATTCTAGCGCCACCTACACCACGGTCCATGGCTCCCCGGCCGCTTGGACCGCCGTTGGGCGGGATGATGGGTGGTGGTGGGTTCCAGTCAGTGGGGCAGTACAACGCGGGAATGGGTACTGGTATGATGCCGTCGGCGGTGGCGCCCCACGTGAACACAGCGTTCTTGGCAGCCGGCGGTATGGCGATGCGTGGCCCGGGGGTGTGGCGTGATCAGGCGATGGCTGGGGGCTTATGGGGTGCTCAGCAGCCGTGGAATTTCAGGGGTTGTCAGATGCATTGGCAGCAGCTAATGCCACCAGCACAGCAGCTGTACGGGAACGGGGACTATGGAAAGGAGCGTGGCATGAGGCGGGAAAGACCAGTTAGTAAGAGTGAGGAGAGGGGCATTGGCAATGTGCGGAGCTATCCGGAGAGGAGGCAGTCTGGCCGTGATGGAAGTGATTGGTACAAAGAGCATGACTGTAAGGAGAGGGGTCGGCATCGGGAGCGTGTCCTGGAGAAGGGAAGGGAGCGGGAGAGCCACTGGGATGAGAGGGATCGACATGGAGGGGAGAAGAGGAGGTACCAGGAGTACACTGAGCGTTATGATTTCAATAGGAGAGGACGAGCGAAGTCAAGGAGCCAATCAAAGGATGGTGACCATGATGATCATCCAAGGAGGCGGCGCTAA